DNA from Mycobacterium bourgelatii:
CCGTTACTGCAGGAGCGGGGGGCGTACCGCACCGAGTACACGGGGCAGACGTTGAAGGAGCACCTGGCGGATTAGCCCGGGCGCCCGCAAGCCCTACGACGTGGCCAGCTTCAGGGCTGCGTCGGTGGCTTCGCGGATCGGCCCGCGCCACAGGGCACCGTGGCCGGGCGCCAGAACCTCGGTTTCCACCTCGGCCAGTGCTGACAGGCTACGGATGCAATCGTCCTGGCTGTAGCTGAAGATTTCCGGCAGCAACTGCGGCCCGCTGTGCCGTAGCAGCGGATGGCCGGTGATCAGCGCGTCGCCACTGACCAACACACCGTCGACCAGATACGAGCAGTGCCCGTTGGTGTGCCCGGGGCTGAAGACGGCCCGCGGATGGCCCGGCAACCCCGCCGCGACCTCGTCGGTCAACGGCAGTGCGGAGGGGATGCCGTCTCGAACCAGGCCGCCATTGCGCACCACATGGACGCTCCACTTCGCCCACCGCGGGCGCCACAGGCGCAGCGCGAGATCAATGATCTTCACCTGTTCCAGGTAATCCCGCTTGACGTGACCGACTTCCCTGGAGTGGCAGTACACCGGCGTGCGGTGCTCACGGGCGAACCAGATTGCCGTGCCCAGGTGGTCGATGTGAGCGTGGGTCAGCAGGATGGCTCGCACGTCGGCC
Protein-coding regions in this window:
- a CDS encoding MBL fold metallo-hydrolase — its product is MPELVQVTDRVHLAHGEAVNWTLVTDDKGVMLIDAGYPGDRDDVLATLRTLGYGPADVRAILLTHAHIDHLGTAIWFAREHRTPVYCHSREVGHVKRDYLEQVKIIDLALRLWRPRWAKWSVHVVRNGGLVRDGIPSALPLTDEVAAGLPGHPRAVFSPGHTNGHCSYLVDGVLVSGDALITGHPLLRHSGPQLLPEIFSYSQDDCIRSLSALAEVETEVLAPGHGALWRGPIREATDAALKLATS